In the Streptomyces sp. NBC_00525 genome, one interval contains:
- a CDS encoding type I polyketide synthase, whose amino-acid sequence MSNEERLLEYLKRATTDLRDARRRLADAERRLEEAGPSGRGTHHDDPIVVVGMGCRYPGGVTTPEELWRLVADGVDAIGDFPTDRGWDEGVYDPEPGKPGKTYAREGGFLYEASGFDPVFFGISPNEALVTDPQQRLLLEVSWEAIERAGIDPTTLKGSSTGVFAGVMYHDYALGAEPGSTTAGSVVSGRVAYTLGLEGSAVSVDTACSSSLVALHMAAQALRSGECSLALAGGVTVMSTPDMFVYFSTQQGLASDGRSKSFSASADGVACSEGAGVLVLERLSDARRNGHPVLAVIRGSALNQDGASNGLTAPNGPAQQRVIRRALEDAGLTAAEVDAVEAHGTGTTLGDPIEAQALLETYGQERPADRPLWLGSIKSNMGHSQAAAGVAGIIKMVMAMRHGVLPKSLYAETPSDQVEWADGAVELLAESRPWVPGGAVRRAGVSSFGISGTNAHVIVEEAPEEAGETVVRAALPVVPWVVSAKSEQALSAQAARLREQVLGGPDHTDAADIGLSLATTRTAFTHRAVVLGHEGADHAEALAALAEGSGNPAVIVDRARRGGKSAFLFTGQGAQRLGMGRELYEAFPAFAEAFDAACGEVDAHLATGLRGVMWGNDADALNSTAYTQPALFAFEVALFRLVESWGVKPDVVAGHSIGELAAAHVAGVLSLTDAAKLVVARGRLMQALPAGGAMVAVQASEDEVGAILATGVEIAAVNGPQAVVISGTEAEAQSIAEHFAALGRKTSRLPVSHAFHSSLMNPMLDDFRAIATPLTFNQPRIPVVSTVSGTLSTDWQSPDYWVDQVRRPVRFADAVNAAEALGVRTFVEVGPDAVLTALGAASVADEEAALVPLLRRNRPEAESLVGAVGRLYAQGVRVDWEAYFAGSGARRVELPTYAFQRTRFWVEGRGTTPGSGTSTAPGVVHKVPTAEESQRAAAGLRAELAGLGPAEAGRVLLALVRTHVAAVLGHASVGVVETDLAFRDMGFDSLAAVELRKRLTAASGCDLPATLIFDYPTPRAVAAFLADCLAVQPGAGAGDPAAAVLAELDRIEDVLGGFPAGGDAETVSARADAITARLEAIVRRWRDAQGDPGSAGEGPDFETVTDEELFDVLDSEFGIS is encoded by the coding sequence GTGAGCAACGAAGAGCGACTTCTCGAATACCTGAAGCGGGCCACGACCGATCTGCGGGACGCACGCCGGCGGCTGGCGGACGCGGAGCGCCGCCTCGAAGAGGCAGGGCCTTCCGGACGCGGTACCCACCACGACGACCCGATAGTCGTCGTCGGCATGGGCTGCCGCTATCCGGGCGGGGTGACGACGCCCGAGGAGCTGTGGCGGCTCGTCGCGGACGGGGTGGACGCCATCGGCGACTTCCCCACGGACCGGGGCTGGGACGAAGGTGTGTACGACCCCGAACCGGGGAAGCCCGGCAAGACGTACGCGCGCGAGGGCGGCTTCCTGTACGAGGCCTCGGGCTTCGATCCGGTGTTCTTCGGGATCAGCCCCAACGAGGCACTGGTGACGGACCCGCAGCAGCGTTTGCTGCTTGAGGTGTCGTGGGAGGCGATCGAGCGGGCCGGGATCGATCCGACCACGCTCAAGGGCTCGTCGACCGGTGTGTTCGCCGGTGTGATGTACCACGACTACGCGCTCGGCGCGGAGCCCGGATCGACCACGGCCGGCAGTGTGGTGTCGGGCCGGGTGGCGTACACGCTGGGGCTCGAAGGGTCAGCGGTCAGCGTGGACACGGCGTGCTCGTCGTCGCTGGTGGCGCTGCACATGGCGGCGCAGGCGCTGCGTTCCGGTGAGTGCTCGCTCGCCCTGGCCGGCGGGGTGACGGTCATGTCGACCCCGGACATGTTCGTCTACTTCAGCACGCAGCAGGGTCTTGCCTCCGACGGCCGGTCCAAGTCCTTCTCCGCTTCGGCGGACGGCGTCGCCTGCTCGGAGGGCGCGGGCGTCCTGGTCCTGGAGCGGCTGTCGGACGCACGGCGCAACGGTCACCCCGTGCTCGCCGTGATCCGTGGCTCCGCGCTCAACCAGGACGGCGCCAGCAACGGCCTCACTGCCCCCAACGGACCCGCCCAGCAGCGAGTGATCCGCCGGGCCCTGGAGGACGCGGGCCTGACAGCGGCAGAGGTGGACGCGGTCGAGGCGCACGGCACAGGCACGACGCTCGGTGACCCGATCGAGGCGCAGGCGCTCCTGGAGACCTATGGGCAGGAGCGGCCGGCCGACCGTCCGCTGTGGCTCGGGTCGATCAAGTCGAACATGGGCCACAGCCAGGCGGCGGCGGGTGTCGCGGGCATCATCAAGATGGTTATGGCGATGCGCCACGGCGTGCTTCCCAAGTCCCTGTACGCCGAAACGCCTTCGGACCAGGTCGAGTGGGCGGACGGCGCCGTCGAGCTGCTGGCCGAGTCACGGCCCTGGGTTCCGGGCGGCGCGGTACGGCGGGCCGGGGTGTCCTCCTTCGGGATCAGCGGGACGAACGCCCATGTGATCGTCGAGGAGGCGCCGGAAGAGGCGGGGGAGACGGTCGTGCGGGCCGCGCTCCCCGTAGTTCCTTGGGTGGTGTCGGCAAAGTCTGAGCAGGCCCTCAGCGCTCAGGCCGCCCGTCTGCGGGAACAGGTCCTGGGAGGGCCCGACCACACCGATGCGGCGGACATCGGGCTCTCCCTGGCCACCACACGGACCGCCTTCACCCATCGGGCGGTCGTCCTCGGACACGAGGGGGCCGACCACGCGGAGGCGCTGGCCGCGCTGGCGGAGGGGAGCGGAAACCCTGCGGTGATCGTGGACCGGGCTCGCCGGGGCGGAAAGTCGGCGTTTCTGTTTACGGGGCAGGGTGCGCAGCGGCTCGGTATGGGGCGGGAGTTGTACGAGGCGTTTCCCGCGTTCGCGGAGGCGTTTGACGCGGCCTGCGGTGAGGTAGACGCGCACCTTGCCACGGGATTGCGTGGGGTGATGTGGGGGAACGACGCCGATGCGCTCAACTCCACCGCGTATACCCAACCCGCCCTTTTCGCTTTCGAAGTCGCGCTGTTCCGGCTGGTGGAGAGCTGGGGCGTCAAGCCGGATGTTGTTGCCGGTCACTCGATCGGGGAGCTGGCCGCCGCGCACGTTGCCGGTGTGCTGTCCCTGACGGACGCGGCGAAGCTCGTCGTCGCTCGCGGTCGGTTGATGCAGGCCCTGCCCGCCGGTGGCGCGATGGTCGCCGTGCAGGCGTCCGAAGATGAGGTCGGTGCGATTCTTGCCACCGGGGTAGAAATCGCCGCGGTGAACGGACCCCAGGCCGTCGTCATCTCCGGAACCGAAGCCGAAGCGCAGAGCATCGCCGAGCACTTCGCCGCCCTGGGACGCAAGACCAGCCGTCTTCCCGTCTCACACGCCTTCCACTCCTCCCTCATGAACCCGATGCTCGACGACTTCCGAGCCATCGCCACCCCACTCACCTTCAACCAGCCCCGTATCCCCGTCGTATCGACCGTCTCCGGCACCCTCTCCACCGACTGGCAGTCCCCCGACTACTGGGTCGACCAGGTCCGTCGCCCCGTCCGCTTCGCGGACGCCGTGAACGCCGCCGAAGCCCTCGGGGTTCGTACGTTCGTAGAGGTCGGCCCGGATGCCGTTCTCACCGCTCTCGGCGCGGCCTCCGTGGCCGACGAGGAGGCCGCGCTCGTACCGCTGCTGCGCAGGAACCGGCCCGAGGCGGAGTCCCTGGTGGGTGCGGTGGGGCGGTTGTACGCACAGGGTGTCCGCGTGGACTGGGAGGCGTACTTCGCCGGGAGCGGGGCGCGCCGGGTCGAACTGCCCACGTACGCCTTCCAGCGCACCCGCTTCTGGGTCGAGGGCCGCGGCACCACCCCCGGCAGCGGCACCTCCACAGCGCCGGGGGTGGTGCACAAGGTGCCCACGGCCGAGGAGTCGCAGCGGGCTGCGGCCGGGCTGCGGGCGGAGTTGGCGGGGCTCGGGCCGGCCGAGGCCGGGCGGGTGCTGCTGGCGCTGGTGCGTACGCATGTGGCGGCAGTGCTCGGGCACGCGTCCGTGGGCGTCGTGGAGACGGACCTGGCGTTCCGGGACATGGGCTTCGACTCGCTGGCGGCCGTGGAGCTGCGTAAGCGGTTGACCGCCGCGTCCGGGTGCGATCTGCCCGCCACGCTGATCTTCGACTATCCGACCCCGCGTGCCGTCGCCGCGTTCCTGGCGGATTGCCTGGCCGTCCAGCCGGGTGCGGGCGCCGGTGATCCGGCCGCCGCGGTGCTCGCGGAACTGGACCGGATCGAGGACGTGCTGGGCGGCTTTCCCGCCGGAGGGGACGCCGAAACGGTCAGCGCCCGAGCCGATGCGATCACCGCCCGGCTGGAAGCCATCGTGCGCCGGTGGCGCGACGCACAGGGCGACCCGGGTTCGGCGGGCGAGGGGCCCGACTTCGAAACGGTCACCGACGAGGAGCTGTTCGACGTGCTCGACAGCGAATTCGGCATCTCCTAG